One Sus scrofa isolate TJ Tabasco breed Duroc chromosome 1, Sscrofa11.1, whole genome shotgun sequence DNA segment encodes these proteins:
- the LOC110255297 gene encoding ras and EF-hand domain-containing protein-like isoform X2: MADAEAVLQRLGARPCQEFVSWGQCLGWGPRELVPIAAPAVLDPGDSKDYEGDEHLAAALAAPWDPVSLGGAWQDIQARLGNKAKFTSSFEARCTTQKGCYPHRKNTKLREPSVTSDVSIETEVGDLQVTMKKLKKTKRMFARGDMVSCLNTVYGEDQKALKSKSQE; this comes from the exons ATGGCGGACGCAGAGGCCGTGTTGCAGCGGCTCGGCGCCCGCCCCTGCCAAGAGTTCGTGAGCTGGGGGCagtgcctgggctgggggccgCGGGAACTAGTGCCCATCGCGGCCCCGGCGGTGTTGGACCCCGGAGACAGCAAAGACTACGAGGGGGACGAGCACTTGGCGGCGGCGCTGGCCGCCCCTTGGGACCCGGTGAGCCTGGGCGGAGCTTGGCAGGATATCCAGGCGCGACTCGGGAACAAGGCCAAGTTCACCTCTAG cttTGAGGCCAGATGTACCACCCAGAAGGGATGTTATCCACATAG gaaaAACACAAAGCTGAGGGAGCCCTCAGTGACCTCAGACGTCAGTATTGAAACAGAGGTGGGAGATCTCCAGGTGACAATGAAGAAACTCAAAAAG ACTAAGAGAATGTTTGCAAGAGGAGACATGGTTTCTTGCCTGAATACAGTGTATGGTGAAGACCAAAAAGCACTGAAGAGTAAGAGTCAGGAGTGA
- the LOC110255297 gene encoding ras and EF-hand domain-containing protein-like isoform X1 produces MADAEAVLQRLGARPCQEFVSWGQCLGWGPRELVPIAAPAVLDPGDSKDYEGDEHLAAALAAPWDPVSLGGAWQDIQARLGNKAKFTSSSFEARCTTQKGCYPHRKNTKLREPSVTSDVSIETEVGDLQVTMKKLKKTKRMFARGDMVSCLNTVYGEDQKALKSKSQE; encoded by the exons ATGGCGGACGCAGAGGCCGTGTTGCAGCGGCTCGGCGCCCGCCCCTGCCAAGAGTTCGTGAGCTGGGGGCagtgcctgggctgggggccgCGGGAACTAGTGCCCATCGCGGCCCCGGCGGTGTTGGACCCCGGAGACAGCAAAGACTACGAGGGGGACGAGCACTTGGCGGCGGCGCTGGCCGCCCCTTGGGACCCGGTGAGCCTGGGCGGAGCTTGGCAGGATATCCAGGCGCGACTCGGGAACAAGGCCAAGTTCACCTCTAG tagcttTGAGGCCAGATGTACCACCCAGAAGGGATGTTATCCACATAG gaaaAACACAAAGCTGAGGGAGCCCTCAGTGACCTCAGACGTCAGTATTGAAACAGAGGTGGGAGATCTCCAGGTGACAATGAAGAAACTCAAAAAG ACTAAGAGAATGTTTGCAAGAGGAGACATGGTTTCTTGCCTGAATACAGTGTATGGTGAAGACCAAAAAGCACTGAAGAGTAAGAGTCAGGAGTGA
- the LOC110255297 gene encoding ras and EF-hand domain-containing protein-like isoform X4: MADAEAVLQRLGARPCQEFVSWGQCLGWGPRELVPIAAPAVLDPGDSKDYEGDEHLAAALAAPWDPVSLGGAWQDIQARLGNKAKFTSRKNTKLREPSVTSDVSIETEVGDLQVTMKKLKKTKRMFARGDMVSCLNTVYGEDQKALKSKSQE; encoded by the exons ATGGCGGACGCAGAGGCCGTGTTGCAGCGGCTCGGCGCCCGCCCCTGCCAAGAGTTCGTGAGCTGGGGGCagtgcctgggctgggggccgCGGGAACTAGTGCCCATCGCGGCCCCGGCGGTGTTGGACCCCGGAGACAGCAAAGACTACGAGGGGGACGAGCACTTGGCGGCGGCGCTGGCCGCCCCTTGGGACCCGGTGAGCCTGGGCGGAGCTTGGCAGGATATCCAGGCGCGACTCGGGAACAAGGCCAAGTTCACCTCTAG gaaaAACACAAAGCTGAGGGAGCCCTCAGTGACCTCAGACGTCAGTATTGAAACAGAGGTGGGAGATCTCCAGGTGACAATGAAGAAACTCAAAAAG ACTAAGAGAATGTTTGCAAGAGGAGACATGGTTTCTTGCCTGAATACAGTGTATGGTGAAGACCAAAAAGCACTGAAGAGTAAGAGTCAGGAGTGA
- the LOC110255297 gene encoding ras and EF-hand domain-containing protein-like isoform X5 codes for MADAEAVLQRLGARPCQEFVSWGQCLGWGPRELVPIAAPAVLDPGDSKDYEGDEHLAAALAAPWDPVSLGGAWQDIQARLGNKAKFTSSSFEARCTTQKGCYPHRKNTKLREPSVTSDVSIETEVGDLQVTMKKLKKMFGILFS; via the exons ATGGCGGACGCAGAGGCCGTGTTGCAGCGGCTCGGCGCCCGCCCCTGCCAAGAGTTCGTGAGCTGGGGGCagtgcctgggctgggggccgCGGGAACTAGTGCCCATCGCGGCCCCGGCGGTGTTGGACCCCGGAGACAGCAAAGACTACGAGGGGGACGAGCACTTGGCGGCGGCGCTGGCCGCCCCTTGGGACCCGGTGAGCCTGGGCGGAGCTTGGCAGGATATCCAGGCGCGACTCGGGAACAAGGCCAAGTTCACCTCTAG tagcttTGAGGCCAGATGTACCACCCAGAAGGGATGTTATCCACATAG gaaaAACACAAAGCTGAGGGAGCCCTCAGTGACCTCAGACGTCAGTATTGAAACAGAGGTGGGAGATCTCCAGGTGACAATGAAGAAACTCAAAAAG